From the Trueperaceae bacterium genome, one window contains:
- a CDS encoding S-adenosylmethionine decarboxylase — protein sequence MERRDPIATGTYFALDARGADREQLRDPAVLDAWLADVAARLEGRDAATPVHHRYDDGSSHAVILDEAFAMLHAFPDEGHLAFLAFHHHAISDADLQRVVAEAFAATRVESSLRSRATAMPSDGAALARRLAGERAWARARLVPSPVPETD from the coding sequence GTGGAACGACGCGACCCCATCGCGACCGGAACCTACTTCGCGCTCGACGCGCGCGGCGCGGACCGCGAGCAGTTGCGCGACCCCGCCGTCCTGGACGCCTGGCTGGCCGACGTCGCCGCCCGCCTCGAGGGCCGCGACGCCGCGACGCCGGTCCACCACCGGTACGACGACGGCAGCAGCCACGCGGTGATCCTCGACGAGGCGTTCGCGATGCTGCACGCCTTCCCCGACGAGGGGCACCTGGCGTTCCTGGCGTTCCACCACCACGCCATCAGCGACGCCGACCTCCAGCGGGTCGTCGCGGAGGCGTTCGCCGCGACCCGCGTCGAGAGTTCGCTGCGGAGCCGCGCGACCGCCATGCCGAGCGACGGCGCGGCGCTCGCCCGACGCCTGGCGGGCGAACGCGCGTGGGCCCGCGCTCGATTGGTGCCCTCCCCCGTCCCCGAAACCGACTGA
- the glpK gene encoding glycerol kinase GlpK, with product MADIVLALDQGTTSSRAILFDAGGGIVSVAQKEFEQFYPKPGWVEHDAREIWSTQSGVATEAMARAGVRASDVAAIGITNQRETTVLWDRATLEPVHHAIVWQDRRTAGMIDALVADGAGERITARTGLVPDAYFSASKLAWLLRSDPEIARRARAGDLAFGTIDSWLVARLTRGDVHVTDVSNASRTMLFDIHALDWSDDLLDLFDIPRAVMPTVVASSGVVGTVPADLFGAEVPIAGIAGDQQAATFGQTAFEPGMAKSTYGTGGFMVMNTGDTPIASTNRLLTTVAWDQDGVDYALEGSIFIAGAVVQWLRDGLGIIRDAGDVEALARRAPDNGGVYLVPAFAGLGAPHWDPYARGGIFGLTRGSGAAEIARAALEGVAFQVHDVLRAMEDDAGTALSELRVDGGASNNDLLMQIQADLLGVPVVRPTITETTALGAAYLAGLAVGVYASREALTARWAEDARFEPTLDDAEREALLHGWNRAVDRARAWAEGDA from the coding sequence GTGGCCGACATCGTTCTCGCCCTCGATCAGGGCACCACGAGCTCCCGCGCGATTCTCTTCGACGCGGGCGGCGGCATCGTGTCCGTCGCACAGAAGGAGTTCGAGCAGTTCTATCCGAAGCCCGGCTGGGTGGAGCACGACGCCCGCGAGATCTGGAGCACGCAGTCCGGCGTCGCGACCGAGGCGATGGCGCGGGCCGGCGTCCGCGCGAGCGACGTCGCTGCGATCGGCATCACGAACCAACGCGAAACGACGGTGCTGTGGGACCGCGCGACGCTGGAGCCGGTGCACCACGCCATCGTGTGGCAGGACCGCCGCACCGCCGGGATGATCGACGCGCTCGTCGCCGACGGCGCCGGCGAACGCATCACCGCCCGCACGGGGCTCGTGCCCGACGCGTACTTCAGCGCCAGCAAACTCGCGTGGTTGCTGCGCTCCGACCCGGAGATCGCACGGCGCGCCCGCGCCGGCGACCTGGCGTTCGGCACCATCGACAGCTGGTTGGTCGCCCGCCTGACCCGCGGCGACGTGCACGTCACCGACGTCAGCAACGCCAGCCGGACGATGCTGTTCGACATCCACGCCCTCGACTGGAGCGACGACCTGCTGGACCTGTTCGACATCCCCCGCGCCGTCATGCCGACGGTCGTGGCCAGCAGCGGCGTCGTCGGCACCGTCCCCGCCGACCTGTTCGGGGCGGAGGTCCCGATCGCCGGCATCGCCGGGGACCAGCAGGCCGCGACGTTCGGCCAAACCGCCTTCGAGCCGGGCATGGCGAAGAGCACGTACGGGACGGGCGGCTTCATGGTGATGAACACGGGCGACACCCCGATCGCCTCCACCAACCGCCTCCTCACCACCGTCGCGTGGGACCAGGACGGCGTCGACTACGCCCTCGAAGGCAGCATCTTCATCGCCGGCGCCGTCGTGCAGTGGCTGCGCGACGGCCTCGGGATCATTCGTGACGCCGGCGACGTCGAGGCGCTCGCGCGCCGCGCGCCGGACAACGGCGGGGTGTACCTCGTGCCCGCCTTCGCCGGCCTCGGCGCGCCCCACTGGGACCCCTACGCGCGGGGCGGCATCTTCGGCCTCACCCGCGGGAGCGGCGCGGCGGAGATCGCGCGGGCCGCGCTCGAGGGGGTCGCCTTCCAGGTGCACGACGTCCTTCGCGCCATGGAGGACGACGCCGGCACGGCGCTCTCGGAGCTCCGCGTCGACGGCGGCGCCTCGAACAACGACCTGTTGATGCAGATCCAGGCGGACCTCCTGGGCGTGCCGGTCGTCCGCCCCACCATCACCGAAACGACCGCGTTGGGCGCGGCCTACCTGGCCGGCCTGGCGGTCGGCGTGTACGCCTCGCGCGAGGCGCTGACCGCGCGCTGGGCGGAGGACGCGCGCTTCGAGCCCACCCTCGACGACGCCGAACGCGAGGCGCTGCTGCACGGTTGGAACCGGGCCGTGGACCGCGCCCGCGCCTGGGCGGAAGGAGACGCATGA
- a CDS encoding DNA-processing protein DprA yields MGHPPFVGPPDGVSTQSPETDAAPGPPPPHVAPSALAPEVRAFLRLFANDAGPGPRALARLLDRYATPTAAHDAVVRGDVPHDLADVAAAVRPALTPATYADAARAFARQAAAGDVLVALGEATYPPSLAAIHDPPPLLWRRGHLPDALLAPAGLAPAVAIIGTRRASRDGLAFARALAYDVASTGTTVVSGLALGIDGAAHEGALAAAPDGTVAVLPTHLGAIHPPQHATLARRIARGGALLSDVPRPRRTRKHAFVRRNRIVSGLTRAVVVVEAPFRSGTRHTVDFAMEQGRDVFVVPHAATCEAGRAAAAWLRDGARPLVDAADLFDGS; encoded by the coding sequence GTGGGGCACCCTCCTTTCGTCGGTCCGCCGGACGGCGTCTCAACTCAGTCCCCCGAGACGGACGCCGCCCCCGGACCACCCCCGCCCCACGTCGCGCCGAGCGCGCTCGCGCCCGAGGTCCGCGCGTTCCTTCGCCTCTTCGCGAACGACGCCGGACCCGGACCGCGAGCGCTCGCGCGACTCCTCGACCGCTACGCCACCCCAACCGCCGCGCACGACGCCGTCGTGCGGGGCGACGTCCCGCACGACCTGGCCGACGTCGCCGCCGCCGTCCGGCCGGCCCTCACGCCCGCCACGTACGCCGACGCCGCCCGCGCGTTCGCCCGGCAGGCGGCGGCCGGCGACGTCCTCGTCGCCCTCGGGGAGGCCACCTACCCCCCGTCGCTCGCCGCGATCCACGACCCACCCCCGCTCCTCTGGCGCCGAGGGCACCTCCCCGATGCCCTCCTCGCCCCCGCCGGCCTGGCGCCCGCCGTCGCGATCATCGGGACGCGGCGCGCCAGCCGCGACGGTCTCGCCTTCGCGCGGGCCCTGGCGTACGACGTCGCGTCCACCGGGACGACCGTCGTGTCGGGGCTGGCGCTCGGCATCGACGGCGCCGCCCACGAGGGCGCCCTCGCCGCGGCGCCGGACGGCACGGTCGCGGTCCTCCCGACGCACCTCGGCGCCATCCACCCCCCGCAGCACGCGACCCTGGCGCGGCGCATCGCCCGCGGCGGGGCGCTGCTGAGCGACGTCCCGCGCCCGCGCCGGACCCGCAAACACGCGTTCGTGCGGCGCAACCGGATCGTCTCCGGCCTCACCCGCGCCGTCGTGGTGGTCGAGGCGCCCTTCCGCTCCGGAACGCGCCACACCGTCGACTTCGCCATGGAGCAGGGGCGCGACGTGTTCGTCGTGCCGCACGCCGCGACGTGCGAAGCGGGCCGCGCCGCCGCCGCCTGGTTGCGGGACGGCGCACGGCCGCTCGTCGACGCAGCCGACCTGTTCGACGGGTCCTGA
- a CDS encoding FAD-dependent oxidoreductase: MTHPDRAASWTDLTSHDYDLLVIGGGATGAGTALDAAARGLRVALIERDDVSAGTSSRSTKLIHGGVRYLEKAVKEFDRTQFNLVRDALHERATLIRIAPHLAKPIPLVTPLYNWLQVPYFMAGLKMYDGLAGRQNLAPSRFIDAREAKRRFPMLEAEGLRGGVLYYDGQFDDARMNVAIALTAREQGATVLNHVAATGFEKEDGAIRAVHVRDALDGREGVVRTKAVVNATGPFSDAVRRMDDPNVEPMLSVSSGVHVVLDERFSPPETGLLIPETEDGRVLFLLPWLGHTLVGTTDNPAEIEAHPKAHEDDVAYVLRHVEKYFDIPVSRDDVQASWSGLRPLVADPSSDSTARLSRDHVIVTSPAGLVTITGGKWTTYRKMAIEAVDEALAVAGLDAPAVKTDELPLVGGAAYTPTGAGALQETYGYDADVAGHLHAAYGDRADAVASLARDRGLEGRLVPDHPILEAEVAWAAEHEFAATSVDVLARRTRLAFLDTDAAMAALPRVGDLLQASLGWDDARRDEDRADAVAYIV, encoded by the coding sequence ATGACGCACCCGGACCGCGCCGCCAGCTGGACCGACCTCACCTCCCACGACTACGACCTGCTCGTGATCGGGGGCGGCGCGACCGGCGCCGGCACGGCGCTCGACGCCGCCGCGCGCGGCCTGCGCGTCGCGCTGATCGAGCGCGACGACGTCTCGGCCGGCACCAGCAGCCGCAGCACGAAACTCATTCACGGCGGGGTGCGGTACCTGGAGAAGGCCGTCAAGGAGTTCGATCGGACCCAGTTCAACCTCGTGCGCGACGCCCTGCACGAACGCGCGACGTTGATCCGCATCGCCCCGCACCTGGCGAAGCCGATCCCGCTCGTGACGCCCCTCTACAACTGGTTGCAGGTGCCGTACTTCATGGCGGGCCTGAAGATGTACGACGGGCTGGCCGGCCGCCAGAACCTGGCCCCCAGCCGCTTCATCGACGCCCGCGAAGCGAAACGGCGCTTCCCGATGCTCGAGGCCGAGGGCCTGCGCGGCGGGGTGCTGTACTACGACGGGCAGTTCGACGACGCCCGCATGAACGTCGCGATCGCCCTCACCGCGCGGGAGCAGGGCGCGACGGTCCTGAACCACGTCGCCGCCACCGGCTTCGAGAAGGAGGACGGGGCGATCCGGGCGGTGCACGTCCGGGATGCGCTCGACGGACGCGAGGGCGTCGTCCGCACGAAGGCGGTGGTGAACGCCACGGGGCCGTTCAGCGACGCGGTGCGGCGCATGGACGACCCGAACGTCGAACCGATGCTGAGCGTCAGCAGCGGCGTCCACGTCGTCCTCGACGAGCGGTTCAGCCCCCCCGAGACCGGCCTGCTGATCCCCGAAACCGAGGACGGCCGCGTGCTGTTCCTGCTGCCCTGGTTGGGGCACACCCTCGTCGGGACGACCGACAACCCCGCCGAGATCGAGGCGCACCCCAAGGCGCACGAGGACGACGTGGCGTACGTGCTGCGGCACGTCGAGAAGTACTTCGACATCCCCGTCTCCCGCGACGACGTCCAAGCGAGCTGGTCGGGCCTCCGGCCCCTCGTCGCCGACCCGTCGTCGGACAGCACCGCCCGCCTCTCGCGCGACCACGTGATCGTGACCTCCCCCGCGGGGCTCGTCACGATCACCGGCGGGAAGTGGACGACGTACCGCAAGATGGCGATCGAAGCGGTCGACGAAGCGCTCGCCGTCGCCGGCCTCGACGCGCCGGCGGTGAAGACCGACGAACTGCCGCTCGTCGGCGGGGCGGCCTACACGCCGACCGGCGCCGGAGCGCTGCAGGAGACGTACGGGTACGACGCCGACGTCGCCGGTCACCTGCACGCCGCGTACGGCGACCGCGCCGACGCGGTGGCCTCCCTGGCCCGCGACCGGGGGCTCGAGGGGCGCCTCGTGCCCGACCACCCCATCCTCGAAGCGGAGGTCGCGTGGGCCGCGGAGCACGAGTTCGCCGCCACCAGCGTCGACGTCCTCGCGCGCCGTACCCGCCTGGCGTTCCTCGACACCGACGCCGCCATGGCGGCCCTGCCCCGCGTCGGGGACCTGCTGCAGGCCAGCCTCGGGTGGGACGACGCCCGCCGCGACGAGGACCGCGCCGACGCGGTGGCGTATATCGTGTAG